The nucleotide sequence ATCGGGTTGTATCTGATGCAGCGCGCCCGGCACGACTCGCGGTTGTTCGATAAGGATATATACGTGATTGCCTGGGAACGGCTGAAACGAAAGTGGAATGAACGCCGGAACCAATCGACCGTTGTAGGTGGTTAATCTGTTCGGATAAAAACTGCTCCCTGGCGACTAATTGCCGCCGGTTTTTCACTACCTTTGCACCCAAATTCATTAGTTTCATTTATTAGCTGTCTGAAGATGTATTTAACGACCGAAAAAAAGCAGGAGATTTTCTCTACCTCGGGTTACGCCAAAAGTGCTACGGACACCGGGTCGGCCGAATCCCAGATCGCGCTGTTTACGTACCGGATCAGTCATTTGACCGAGCACCTGAAAGTTCACAAGCACGATTACGGCACCCAACTGGGTCTTTTAAAATTAGTTGGTAAGCGTCGGCGTCTGCTGAACTACCTCCAGAAGAAAGACATTATGCGGTACCGGGCTATTCTGGCCGCATTAGGACTCCGTAAATA is from Spirosoma taeanense and encodes:
- the rpsO gene encoding 30S ribosomal protein S15, producing the protein MYLTTEKKQEIFSTSGYAKSATDTGSAESQIALFTYRISHLTEHLKVHKHDYGTQLGLLKLVGKRRRLLNYLQKKDIMRYRAILAALGLRK